In the Rhizobium sp. BT03 genome, one interval contains:
- a CDS encoding AraC family transcriptional regulator, whose product MSPSKIDHFSLKGTCSEELAAALSRLSPQSEAHVHGDKTIAYDVHAITNGPIAVIAAHYEGDLTVQHRGPAEANIIMLPLHGRSVVTVDGRQIPSEGTRGVFVNSMSASTTQFIGPRKHLGLRIAHDELTRRLGCRLNTPIRGSLDFSPEIDLSVGFGSLLVQLVPVLYAGLRDGTLLQSPIALHHLTETTMELLIEAAQHRYSSELCRVAESPLPKAVKRAVDYMRANITRPLSLEEIATACGVSRRTLQSGFRNFRNTTPLAFLQHLRLELVHQELMTGEPGLSVTQVALKWGFVHRGRFSADYRKRYGVLPSETLRIS is encoded by the coding sequence GTGTCCCCCTCTAAGATTGACCATTTCTCGCTCAAAGGTACCTGCAGCGAGGAACTCGCGGCAGCGCTTTCGAGGCTTTCCCCGCAATCTGAAGCGCATGTACATGGCGATAAGACGATCGCCTACGATGTACATGCGATTACCAATGGTCCGATTGCAGTTATTGCCGCGCACTACGAGGGCGACCTAACCGTCCAGCACCGGGGACCGGCGGAGGCAAACATCATCATGCTTCCACTACATGGGCGATCGGTCGTTACCGTTGACGGCAGACAAATCCCGTCAGAGGGAACGCGGGGCGTTTTCGTGAACAGTATGTCGGCGAGTACGACCCAATTCATTGGGCCCAGGAAACATTTGGGGCTTAGGATCGCCCATGATGAGCTGACGCGCCGTTTGGGATGTCGGCTCAATACGCCAATAAGAGGCAGCCTCGATTTTTCGCCAGAAATCGACCTATCGGTCGGGTTCGGCTCCCTTTTGGTTCAACTGGTACCAGTGCTGTATGCTGGATTACGAGACGGAACCCTCCTTCAATCACCGATAGCACTTCATCACCTCACTGAAACGACGATGGAGCTTTTGATCGAAGCTGCGCAGCATCGCTACTCATCTGAGTTATGCCGCGTTGCTGAATCACCCTTACCCAAGGCCGTTAAGCGGGCGGTCGACTATATGCGTGCCAATATTACTCGGCCGCTATCTCTTGAGGAAATCGCAACGGCTTGTGGCGTAAGCCGACGCACTCTTCAAAGCGGTTTTCGCAACTTTCGGAATACGACCCCTCTGGCATTCCTGCAGCACCTACGGTTGGAATTAGTGCATCAGGAACTGATGACAGGCGAACCTGGCCTCTCGGTCACGCAGGTCGCTCTGAAATGGGGCTTCGTGCATAGAGGCAGATTTTCTGCGGACTATCGCAAGCGCTATGGGGTACTTCCCTCGGAAACATTGCGTATATCATAA
- a CDS encoding putative quinol monooxygenase, producing MTSKKSEEQHLVVEFKTTSQNRNRVKELLQEFIGPAREESGCLYYDLYQRSDDPNTFIILDGWQNEAAVVGHGEHPNVKRVLEPLLPLLVSPPSINVNTRISD from the coding sequence ATGACATCGAAGAAGTCAGAGGAACAGCACCTTGTCGTTGAATTCAAAACCACGTCCCAAAATCGAAATCGCGTAAAAGAACTCCTTCAGGAATTCATTGGACCCGCCCGCGAAGAGTCTGGTTGTCTCTACTACGACCTCTACCAGCGGTCGGACGATCCGAACACTTTCATCATCTTAGACGGCTGGCAGAATGAGGCGGCTGTCGTTGGCCATGGCGAACATCCTAATGTCAAGCGGGTGCTGGAGCCTCTTCTTCCACTGTTGGTGAGTCCACCGTCGATTAATGTAAATACCCGTATCAGCGACTGA
- a CDS encoding ABC transporter permease encodes MDFSMTTSDSKTEAPSRSLRGKSAISWILGLPPAYYVLAILVAVAPAVSATLINPNYWFVILKQSAPLGIAVLAQSLVMRVRSIDLSVSGIFAFAIYLASSGQLNNYPPLMTVLMPVVIGLAVGGVNGILVAYVRASAVISTLSVSAILIGIVQYMSAGRAPGSTPSWLRILTSGNIHGLSYSVVLWIVIAALISIAFRFLIVGRYFRAVGDNPRAAETTGIPLARTIFVSHTLAGALTGIAALVQVSALAVGTIKPGFDTFMNALAATILGGVTFGVDRGGVAGPFVAVVAFSFLFAMLTVFGIQEPGKLIVQGVIIAFAAIIYGARAGRV; translated from the coding sequence ATGGACTTCTCGATGACCACATCAGACTCGAAAACTGAAGCACCATCTCGCTCATTGAGGGGTAAGAGCGCCATTTCGTGGATACTCGGGCTACCGCCCGCATACTATGTGCTCGCAATCCTGGTTGCGGTTGCTCCAGCAGTGAGCGCCACGCTCATAAATCCCAACTACTGGTTTGTAATCCTCAAGCAGTCAGCGCCGCTCGGGATCGCGGTGCTCGCCCAGTCGCTTGTCATGCGGGTGCGATCCATCGATCTCTCTGTCAGCGGTATTTTCGCGTTCGCGATTTATCTGGCCAGCTCGGGCCAGCTCAACAACTATCCACCGCTAATGACCGTCCTCATGCCTGTTGTGATTGGGCTAGCTGTGGGGGGTGTAAACGGAATACTCGTAGCATACGTGCGCGCTTCTGCCGTTATCTCCACACTAAGTGTTTCGGCCATTCTGATTGGGATCGTCCAATACATGAGCGCCGGCCGCGCGCCCGGTTCAACGCCAAGCTGGCTTCGAATACTTACGAGCGGCAATATCCACGGCCTTTCCTATTCCGTGGTCCTGTGGATCGTCATCGCCGCCCTGATTTCTATCGCATTTCGCTTTCTCATCGTCGGGCGTTACTTCAGGGCCGTCGGCGACAATCCGAGGGCGGCGGAAACTACAGGAATTCCGTTGGCACGTACGATTTTTGTCTCGCACACGCTCGCGGGCGCCCTGACAGGCATCGCGGCCCTGGTCCAGGTATCCGCGTTGGCGGTCGGCACCATCAAGCCAGGCTTCGACACCTTCATGAATGCTCTCGCCGCCACGATCCTCGGCGGTGTGACGTTCGGCGTCGACCGGGGCGGCGTCGCCGGGCCGTTCGTTGCCGTCGTTGCCTTCAGCTTCCTGTTCGCGATGCTGACCGTCTTCGGCATCCAGGAGCCGGGCAAGCTTATCGTCCAGGGCGTGATCATTGCATTTGCCGCAATCATCTACGGTGCGCGCGCGGGTCGCGTCTAG
- a CDS encoding ABC transporter permease, which yields MNSFASRLKLPYRAGAIGLSIGTLLVMVVASVILLPDFMDPENLSNLLAQSTVLVISALGQTFVILTGGLDVSVGSVISLTTTIMTLDLPEITRVLICIAVAMGFGVANGYGVARLNVHPIIMTLTTMGIGQGIALIILPIPGGRVPEWLSGSVAGSIGPVPNSLFWLITASLFASWILYRRPFGLYLFASGGNDFNARMNGVPVERTIIKAYVLSALFACAAGMFLAGRLASGDPKGGASFGIESVTAAALGGVHLAGGIGSIVGTVVGAAILGTVNNVMNLANVSAFLQSVVKGVLLLVLVVSQRRKTIGL from the coding sequence ATGAATTCATTTGCCAGTCGCCTGAAGCTCCCTTATCGCGCGGGAGCGATCGGGCTTTCCATTGGAACGCTCCTGGTGATGGTTGTCGCCTCGGTAATATTATTGCCGGACTTCATGGATCCGGAGAATTTGTCTAATCTCCTGGCGCAATCGACGGTGCTCGTCATCTCGGCTCTCGGTCAGACGTTCGTCATTCTCACTGGCGGCCTCGACGTGTCGGTTGGGTCCGTCATCAGTCTAACGACGACGATCATGACGCTTGATCTTCCTGAGATAACCCGCGTGCTTATCTGCATCGCGGTGGCGATGGGGTTCGGAGTAGCGAACGGTTACGGTGTCGCGCGCCTCAATGTACATCCAATCATCATGACGCTGACAACAATGGGCATCGGCCAAGGTATCGCGTTGATCATTTTGCCAATCCCAGGCGGGCGCGTGCCGGAGTGGCTTTCCGGCTCGGTAGCCGGATCCATCGGCCCCGTACCTAACTCATTGTTTTGGTTGATCACGGCATCGCTCTTCGCATCCTGGATTCTCTATCGTCGTCCCTTCGGCCTCTACCTCTTCGCTTCCGGCGGCAATGACTTCAACGCACGGATGAACGGTGTTCCCGTCGAGCGCACCATCATCAAAGCGTATGTTCTTTCCGCTCTATTCGCATGCGCTGCGGGGATGTTTCTTGCAGGTCGCCTTGCATCGGGTGATCCTAAGGGCGGCGCTTCATTCGGGATTGAGTCTGTAACGGCTGCAGCATTGGGTGGGGTCCACCTCGCCGGGGGCATCGGAAGCATTGTGGGAACCGTCGTTGGCGCGGCGATCCTCGGGACAGTGAATAATGTGATGAATCTGGCCAACGTCTCTGCATTTCTTCAGTCGGTCGTCAAGGGTGTGTTGCTTCTCGTACTCGTCGTTTCGCAGCGACGCAAAACAATCGGACTTTGA
- a CDS encoding NAD(P)-dependent alcohol dehydrogenase yields MVKITAAVAVKPKSPLEFRELELADPEGNEILVRTVASGICHTDLLLRDGIFGPPAPVIPGHEGVGVVEAVGPEVQSLKVGDHVALSQSSCGFCADCRRSHPMNCQNYTQYNLTGLRPNGKKALLCDEVGIGSNFVGQSSFATHILATENNAALLPKTDLDLTDAAPLGCGMATGAGTVINAMKPEIGSTIAVFGAGAVGMAAVMAAKVRRCSKIIIIDLNQQRLDMAMGLGATHAINGKDPDVVNQIHALTGGGADFAIDAVGIIPVILNSIKCTRAGGHVVLLGLDALGNDIPIPLDLMVFNRKIQGAILGDQIPQLFIPQMMDLNQAGLFPFQKLITKYPFEKINEAIADAEAGRVIKPVVVFN; encoded by the coding sequence ATGGTGAAAATCACTGCGGCTGTCGCCGTGAAGCCAAAGAGCCCGCTGGAGTTCCGTGAACTCGAACTGGCTGACCCCGAAGGCAACGAGATCCTGGTTCGCACGGTTGCGAGCGGGATCTGCCACACGGACTTGCTGCTTCGCGACGGTATTTTTGGCCCGCCGGCACCGGTGATCCCGGGGCACGAAGGCGTCGGCGTCGTCGAGGCGGTCGGACCAGAAGTTCAGAGCCTCAAAGTGGGTGATCACGTCGCACTGAGCCAGAGCTCATGCGGATTCTGCGCCGACTGCCGCCGTTCTCACCCAATGAACTGCCAAAATTATACCCAGTACAATCTTACGGGGCTTCGTCCGAATGGTAAGAAGGCATTGCTCTGCGATGAAGTTGGCATTGGCAGCAATTTCGTGGGCCAGTCGTCCTTTGCGACGCATATCCTTGCGACTGAAAACAATGCAGCGCTTTTGCCGAAAACAGACCTCGACCTTACCGACGCTGCGCCACTCGGGTGCGGCATGGCAACGGGTGCAGGAACAGTGATAAACGCGATGAAGCCGGAAATAGGGTCGACGATAGCCGTTTTCGGCGCAGGTGCTGTCGGCATGGCCGCCGTGATGGCCGCCAAAGTTCGTCGGTGCAGCAAGATTATCATCATAGATCTGAATCAGCAGAGGCTAGACATGGCCATGGGGCTTGGTGCCACACATGCGATCAACGGCAAAGATCCCGACGTAGTCAACCAGATCCATGCGCTGACGGGCGGCGGTGCCGACTTCGCGATCGACGCAGTTGGCATCATTCCGGTTATTCTGAACTCGATCAAGTGCACCCGTGCCGGCGGGCACGTTGTCTTGCTCGGCCTCGACGCGCTCGGGAACGACATTCCCATCCCCCTCGATCTAATGGTGTTCAATCGCAAGATCCAGGGTGCGATCCTTGGTGATCAGATTCCACAGCTGTTCATTCCGCAGATGATGGATCTTAATCAGGCTGGGCTTTTCCCCTTCCAAAAATTGATCACCAAGTATCCCTTCGAGAAGATCAACGAAGCGATCGCGGACGCCGAAGCCGGGCGAGTGATCAAGCCGGTCGTCGTTTTCAATTAG
- a CDS encoding sugar ABC transporter ATP-binding protein has protein sequence MSTLVEMVGINKSFGFTKVLSDVRFSLERGSVHALMGENGAGKSTLMRILAGVYQPGAGSVRLRGEEVNFRSPKEARLAGVSTVFQEFTLIPNLTVAENMFLGHEPRRIDGSIDSVEVVKRARALLADVFPQLDATAIVETLTVAQQQAVEIAKGLTSNADVFIFDEPTAALNSTDVAHLFKVIRDLKAQHKAVVYISHRMNEVFELCDTITVMKDGAWVRTARAQDFNLQTLVATMVGRELQNFFPPRSQATGAAMLEVSDLRLDDSSSTVTFVVRKGEIIGLAGLEGQGQREIMRAIVGVESPKAIAVWRAGPDNSMHVVNVGSGFARAVGSGIGFIPEDRKQEGLFLRLPIYDNIALGKQLNRNMASVAWRSVSRVREVIKSLRVAAADPNAPVGKLSGGNQQKVLLGRWLLSGVDILVIEEPTRGVDVGAKAEIYRLLRDFSDRGGAVVVSSREHAELIGLCDSILVVHDRKIVGQMSAEGATEERILETALGASASPDPRAAVH, from the coding sequence ATGAGCACGCTTGTCGAGATGGTCGGCATCAACAAATCGTTTGGTTTCACGAAAGTCCTTTCGGACGTTCGCTTTTCCCTGGAACGTGGCTCCGTGCACGCTCTGATGGGGGAAAACGGCGCGGGGAAGTCCACCCTGATGCGTATTCTGGCGGGGGTATATCAGCCGGGCGCAGGAAGTGTTCGGCTCCGCGGGGAGGAAGTCAATTTCCGTTCCCCTAAGGAGGCACGGTTGGCGGGAGTGTCGACGGTGTTTCAGGAGTTTACCCTGATCCCCAATCTCACCGTTGCTGAGAACATGTTCCTGGGCCACGAACCTCGTCGCATTGACGGTTCGATCGATAGCGTCGAGGTAGTGAAACGCGCTCGCGCTTTGCTGGCTGACGTATTTCCACAGCTCGACGCAACCGCGATCGTCGAGACACTGACTGTCGCGCAGCAGCAGGCAGTAGAGATCGCGAAGGGACTTACGTCGAACGCGGACGTATTCATCTTCGACGAGCCAACGGCGGCGTTGAACTCGACCGATGTCGCGCATCTTTTCAAGGTTATCCGCGACCTTAAGGCTCAACATAAGGCTGTCGTCTACATCTCTCATCGCATGAATGAAGTCTTCGAACTATGCGACACCATCACCGTCATGAAAGATGGCGCTTGGGTAAGGACTGCAAGAGCGCAGGACTTCAACTTGCAAACGCTGGTAGCGACAATGGTTGGTCGCGAACTTCAGAACTTCTTTCCGCCGCGCTCGCAGGCCACCGGAGCGGCAATGCTGGAGGTTTCGGACTTGCGCCTCGACGACAGCAGCTCGACAGTCACTTTCGTTGTCAGAAAAGGTGAAATCATCGGGCTGGCAGGGCTCGAAGGACAGGGCCAGCGAGAGATAATGCGTGCCATTGTGGGCGTTGAATCGCCAAAGGCCATCGCCGTGTGGCGTGCCGGCCCCGACAACAGCATGCACGTGGTGAATGTAGGGTCAGGGTTCGCTCGCGCGGTCGGATCAGGAATCGGTTTTATCCCTGAGGACAGGAAGCAGGAAGGGCTGTTCCTGCGCCTGCCTATCTACGACAACATCGCGCTGGGAAAACAGCTCAATCGGAATATGGCAAGCGTTGCGTGGCGATCGGTGTCGAGGGTCCGCGAGGTGATCAAGTCGTTACGAGTTGCGGCCGCCGATCCCAATGCGCCCGTAGGTAAACTCTCGGGCGGGAATCAGCAGAAGGTGCTGCTGGGCCGCTGGTTGCTCTCCGGAGTGGACATCCTCGTTATTGAGGAGCCCACGCGCGGCGTCGACGTCGGTGCAAAGGCAGAGATTTACAGATTGCTGCGGGACTTCAGTGATCGTGGCGGTGCGGTCGTGGTTTCGTCGCGCGAGCACGCTGAGCTTATAGGGCTCTGCGACAGCATTTTGGTCGTTCATGACAGGAAGATCGTCGGGCAGATGTCCGCAGAGGGGGCGACCGAGGAAAGAATCCTCGAGACTGCGCTGGGGGCGAGTGCGTCACCGGATCCCCGTGCTGCGGTGCATTGA
- a CDS encoding NAD(P)/FAD-dependent oxidoreductase, translated as MDTHRVVVVGGGFAGLQLAKDLKCPDTSITIVDRRNHHLFQPLLYQVATTVLATSEIAWPIRALFRGRKDVSTLLGEVVGVDTEARVVSLKDGNAIPYDTLVLATGARHAYFGRDEWEPFAPGLKALEDATTIRRRLLLAFEKAELEADPERRKAMLTFSIIGAGPTGVEMAGIIAQLAQRTLVEEFRSIDTRSARILLIEAGPRVLPVFPEALSRYAEQSLIKMGVEVRTGIPVTACNENGIAIGDEFVSSRTVIWAAGVQASNAAAWVGAEKDRAGRAVVQPDLTVGGKPEIFIIGDTASVKAADGTPVPGVAPAAKQQGKYVASVIEARRLGTPTPSAFRYRHLGNLATIGPNSAVIDFGKIRLKGGIAWWIWGLAHIYFLIGTRSRLAVGLSWLWIFVSGHHSARLITQKETLKDEV; from the coding sequence ATGGATACGCATCGAGTTGTCGTAGTCGGCGGTGGCTTTGCCGGACTCCAGTTAGCGAAGGACCTCAAGTGTCCCGACACTTCCATAACGATCGTCGACAGGCGCAACCATCACCTCTTTCAACCGCTCCTCTACCAAGTTGCCACGACTGTATTGGCAACCTCGGAGATAGCCTGGCCCATCAGAGCATTGTTCAGAGGACGAAAGGATGTATCGACGCTGCTGGGCGAGGTTGTTGGCGTTGATACCGAGGCACGCGTAGTATCGCTCAAGGATGGGAATGCTATTCCCTATGACACGCTCGTTCTCGCGACAGGTGCAAGGCACGCCTATTTTGGCCGGGACGAGTGGGAGCCGTTTGCGCCCGGGCTAAAGGCACTCGAAGACGCGACGACCATCCGGCGGCGGCTTCTTCTCGCGTTTGAGAAGGCCGAATTGGAGGCTGATCCCGAACGGCGGAAGGCAATGCTCACGTTCAGCATAATCGGAGCAGGCCCGACAGGCGTGGAGATGGCTGGGATTATAGCGCAACTGGCCCAACGAACCCTTGTTGAGGAGTTCCGTAGCATCGACACCAGATCGGCGCGCATCCTTCTCATCGAGGCAGGTCCACGTGTCCTACCCGTGTTCCCGGAAGCACTTTCGAGATATGCCGAGCAGTCGCTAATCAAGATGGGCGTCGAAGTGAGAACAGGCATTCCCGTGACGGCATGCAACGAGAACGGCATCGCGATCGGAGATGAGTTCGTTTCAAGCCGGACCGTCATCTGGGCTGCGGGGGTGCAAGCGTCGAACGCCGCCGCCTGGGTCGGTGCTGAAAAGGACAGGGCGGGTAGGGCGGTCGTGCAGCCAGATCTGACTGTTGGCGGTAAGCCCGAGATTTTTATTATTGGAGATACTGCCTCCGTGAAGGCCGCTGATGGAACACCCGTCCCCGGAGTGGCTCCCGCCGCCAAACAGCAAGGCAAATATGTCGCTTCGGTAATTGAAGCACGACGTCTGGGTACACCCACTCCAAGTGCGTTCAGATATAGGCATCTGGGAAACCTGGCTACCATCGGGCCGAATTCGGCTGTTATCGACTTTGGGAAGATCCGGCTCAAGGGCGGAATTGCATGGTGGATTTGGGGGCTTGCCCATATCTACTTCCTGATAGGTACGAGGAGCAGATTGGCAGTGGGACTAAGCTGGCTATGGATCTTTGTTTCCGGCCATCACTCCGCACGTTTGATCACGCAAAAAGAAACCTTAAAGGATGAGGTTTAG
- a CDS encoding methyl-accepting chemotaxis protein produces the protein MSRLPLSLLLMILAIIPLTAFVIIGVSTSLGYYREYSTFRSAQTTQRLGREGGFLAQAIAAEAFAGADVRRAKQAASDRAFTAVFSAYDSWKKAFDDPAIERAVQIIRERRDNIDSFRRRVDDGTASEAEGAVALRPAALAGLELVRRTGATVNDLDLARQITGFHALMQITEASLLEIRPGRAYVKNSAMSVDLFSSLLQSKNLKQLYVPAMQEFLPADLVKSYDDFEASAAGKFIAGVRDQMYANQPGVSFPPETLDRWNEITQQRAALLTALIMRTGDELDEMAFQRYADLRNAFIGYSGATLLIMSTVLILCISVVRRISSSIRTLTSRMKALAEGDTSAPVPLTIRRDEIGDMARCLEFFRGAAIQKSNLETSAEAERIRSDQEKLDIQVRAEKEAEERLIRATTALATGLKRMADGDLIYEIEEPLAPQFESLRRDFNASIRQLRDVLVTVGHSVETVTNGSSGVSAASENLSRRTEQQAASLEETAAALEEITVNVASTTKRTAEARGAVQQMRDHAEMSGRVVRDAIGAMNRIENSSKQISQIISVIDAIAFQTNLLALNAGVEAARAGDAGKGFAVVAQEVRELAQRSATAAKEIKDLIGNSALAVDEGVRLVSETGSGLRTIEELVQDVNLHMDAIATASQEQSSGLREINGAVNHMDHATQENASMVAEMNTAGSHLAQESQSLAALLKHFHFKDESGKPQKVTGELGKSFPPGQTMVDRGDYPMRRGNLVLAPSNDDWQAF, from the coding sequence ATGTCGAGACTGCCGCTATCTCTACTTTTAATGATTTTGGCAATTATCCCGTTGACGGCGTTCGTAATCATCGGAGTATCAACATCACTGGGATATTACCGAGAATACTCTACCTTCCGCAGCGCACAAACAACGCAGCGACTTGGGCGGGAAGGCGGATTCCTCGCCCAAGCTATAGCGGCGGAAGCGTTTGCAGGCGCCGACGTGCGTCGGGCAAAGCAAGCTGCATCGGACAGGGCTTTTACAGCGGTCTTTTCCGCTTACGACTCTTGGAAAAAGGCATTCGACGATCCGGCCATAGAACGGGCGGTACAGATCATTCGTGAAAGGCGGGACAATATCGATAGCTTCCGCCGGCGCGTCGATGACGGAACGGCTAGCGAGGCGGAGGGAGCTGTTGCTTTGCGCCCAGCTGCCCTTGCGGGCTTGGAGCTCGTCCGTCGCACTGGGGCGACTGTCAATGATTTGGATTTAGCACGCCAAATTACCGGTTTTCACGCGCTCATGCAGATCACGGAAGCTAGTTTGCTGGAGATCAGGCCCGGCCGAGCCTACGTCAAAAATTCAGCCATGTCCGTCGATCTATTTTCGTCCCTCTTACAGTCAAAAAATCTAAAGCAGCTTTATGTGCCTGCGATGCAGGAATTTCTCCCCGCCGATCTCGTCAAATCTTATGACGACTTCGAGGCCAGCGCCGCAGGCAAGTTCATCGCGGGCGTTCGCGATCAGATGTATGCAAACCAGCCGGGCGTTTCCTTCCCCCCCGAGACGTTGGATCGATGGAATGAAATCACCCAACAGCGGGCTGCTTTGTTGACCGCACTCATTATGCGCACCGGCGACGAGTTGGACGAGATGGCATTTCAGCGTTACGCCGATCTTCGCAATGCCTTTATCGGCTACTCCGGCGCCACGCTTCTGATCATGTCTACGGTACTCATTTTGTGCATTTCGGTCGTTCGGAGAATTTCAAGCTCCATTCGGACTCTGACAAGCCGAATGAAGGCACTCGCAGAAGGCGATACGTCGGCGCCGGTGCCCTTGACGATCCGACGCGACGAGATCGGGGACATGGCGCGTTGCCTTGAGTTTTTCCGCGGCGCGGCCATACAGAAAAGTAACCTGGAGACATCCGCGGAAGCTGAGCGCATTCGTTCTGACCAAGAGAAGCTGGATATTCAGGTAAGGGCGGAAAAAGAAGCAGAAGAGCGCCTCATCCGAGCGACGACGGCATTGGCAACCGGGTTGAAGCGGATGGCGGATGGAGACTTGATTTATGAAATTGAGGAGCCGTTAGCGCCACAGTTTGAAAGTTTGCGCAGGGATTTCAACGCTTCCATTCGTCAGCTCCGGGACGTGCTTGTTACCGTCGGCCATTCAGTCGAAACGGTCACGAATGGCAGCTCGGGCGTCTCGGCCGCATCTGAAAATCTTTCAAGACGCACGGAGCAGCAGGCGGCTTCGCTCGAGGAAACTGCAGCGGCGTTGGAGGAGATAACCGTCAACGTTGCATCGACCACGAAGAGGACGGCTGAGGCGCGCGGAGCCGTCCAACAGATGCGAGATCATGCGGAAATGTCCGGTCGGGTTGTACGCGATGCTATCGGCGCCATGAATCGCATTGAAAACTCCTCCAAGCAGATTTCCCAGATCATCAGCGTCATCGACGCGATCGCCTTCCAAACGAACCTCCTGGCGCTGAACGCCGGCGTCGAAGCAGCGCGTGCTGGCGACGCGGGAAAAGGCTTTGCGGTTGTTGCCCAGGAGGTCAGGGAGCTTGCACAGCGCTCAGCGACAGCGGCAAAAGAAATCAAGGATCTCATCGGCAATTCAGCTCTTGCCGTCGACGAAGGCGTAAGGCTCGTGAGTGAAACCGGATCGGGCCTGAGAACGATTGAAGAGCTTGTGCAGGATGTAAATCTTCATATGGACGCAATCGCAACGGCCTCCCAGGAACAATCGTCGGGCCTGCGCGAGATCAACGGCGCGGTTAACCATATGGACCATGCCACTCAAGAAAATGCGAGCATGGTCGCGGAGATGAATACTGCAGGATCGCACCTCGCTCAAGAGAGCCAAAGCCTAGCCGCACTGTTGAAACATTTCCACTTCAAAGACGAGAGCGGGAAGCCACAGAAGGTCACGGGCGAACTTGGGAAGAGCTTCCCGCCCGGTCAGACAATGGTTGACCGCGGAGACTATCCGATGCGCCGTGGTAACCTGGTGCTCGCGCCTTCGAATGATGATTGGCAAGCGTTCTAA